TCCACCCCGTCCCAACACGCCGAACCGGCGTATTGATACGCCGGCTCGACCCCCCACACCCGCCGAACCGGCGTATTGATACGCCGGCTCGACCCGCCCAGGCCGCCCGGAGACGACGAACGCCCCACCCGACGTGCGGATGGGGCGCTCGTACGACGCGACGTGGCTCAGGCCTTGTCGGACTCCTCAGCGGACTCCTCGGCCGGCTCCTCGGTCGCCTCGGCCTCGGGGGCCTCGGTCTCCTCGGCAGCAGCCTCGGGGGCCCCGGTCTCCTCGACCGGGGTCTCCTCGGTGGTCTCCTCGGCCACGGCCTCCTCCACCGGGGCGGCGGGGGCGGCCGGGGCAGCCTTGGGCGCCTTCGGGGAGTAGGCCTCGGTCACCAGCTCGATGACGGCCATGGGGGCGTTGTCACCCTTGCGGGGGCCGATCTTGGTGATGCGGGTGTAGCCGCCGGGGCGCTCGGAGAAGGTCGGAGCGATCTCGGTGAACAGGACGTGCACGACACCCTTGTCACGGATGGTCTTGAGGACCTCGCGACGGTTGTGCAGGTCGCCCTTCTTGGCCTTGGTGATCAGCTTCTCCGCCAGCGGACGCAGCGCACGGGCGCGCGACTCGGTGGTGGTGATCCGGCCGTTCTCGAACAGGGCGGTGGCCAGGTTCGACAGGATCAGGCGCTGGTGGGCGGGGCTGCCGCCGAGGCGGGGACCCTTGGTGGGCTTGGGCATGTCTCTCTCTTCTCTCCGGCCGTGTCAGGTACCGGGGTAGACGACCGGCGGGTGCCGGTCGATTTGGCCGGGGCCGCGGTCGCGGCCCCGGCGGATCGATCAGGTGGTGCTCAGTACTGCTCGTCCTCGACGAAGGCGTCATCGTCGTCGTCGCCGTAGGCGGCGAGCGCGGCGTGCGGGTCGAAGCCGGGGGCGCTGTCCTTGAGGGACAGACCCATCTCGACCAGCTTGGCCTTGACCTCGTCGATCGACTTCGCACCGAAGTTGCGGATGTCGAGGAGGTCCTGCTCCGAGCGACCGATGAGCTCACCCACGGTGTGGATGCCCTCGCGCTTGAGGCAGTTGTAGGACCGGACGGTCAGCTGCAGGTCCTCGACCGGGAGGGCGAGGTCGGCGGCCAGCTGCTCGTCGACCGGCGAGGGGCCGATGTCGATGCCCTCGGCCTCGACGTTGAGCTCACGGGCCAGGCCGAAGAGCTCGACCAGGGTCTTGCCGGCCGAGGCCAGCGCGTCGCGGGGACGGATCGAGGGCTTGGTCTCGACGTCGATGACCAGCTTGTCGAAGTCGGTGCGCTGCTCGACTCGGGTGGCCTCGACCTTGTAGGTCACCTTCAGCACGGGGCTGTAGATCGAGTCGACTGGCATCCGGCCGATCTCGTTGTCGGCACCCTTGTTCTGGACCGCCGAGACGTAGCCACGGCCGCGCTCGACGACGAGCTCCATCTCCAGCTTGCCCTTGTCGGACAGGGTGGCGATCTTCAGGTCGGGGTTGTGCACCTCGACGCCGGCCGGGGGCGCGATGTCGGCGGCGGTGACGT
This genomic window from Nocardioides marinus contains:
- the rplQ gene encoding 50S ribosomal protein L17, whose translation is MPKPTKGPRLGGSPAHQRLILSNLATALFENGRITTTESRARALRPLAEKLITKAKKGDLHNRREVLKTIRDKGVVHVLFTEIAPTFSERPGGYTRITKIGPRKGDNAPMAVIELVTEAYSPKAPKAAPAAPAAPVEEAVAEETTEETPVEETGAPEAAAEETEAPEAEATEEPAEESAEESDKA
- a CDS encoding DNA-directed RNA polymerase subunit alpha, with amino-acid sequence MLIAQRPTLSEETVDEYRSRFVIEPLEPGFGYTLGNSLRRTLLSSIPGASVTSIKIDNVLHEFSTVEGVKEDVTEVILNLKALVVSSEHDEPVTMYLRKSGAGDVTAADIAPPAGVEVHNPDLKIATLSDKGKLEMELVVERGRGYVSAVQNKGADNEIGRMPVDSIYSPVLKVTYKVEATRVEQRTDFDKLVIDVETKPSIRPRDALASAGKTLVELFGLARELNVEAEGIDIGPSPVDEQLAADLALPVEDLQLTVRSYNCLKREGIHTVGELIGRSEQDLLDIRNFGAKSIDEVKAKLVEMGLSLKDSAPGFDPHAALAAYGDDDDDAFVEDEQY